Part of the Lytechinus variegatus isolate NC3 chromosome 16, Lvar_3.0, whole genome shotgun sequence genome, TCAAATACCATGCTGGCAAGACGGAAGTTGAAAACGAAGATGCCCGTACATTGGCTGATCTATGTGGAAAGATCCCTTTGGCTTTGAAGGTTGTGGCCAGTCGCTTCCAGGATGGCACCGTCACTCCCAGAGACATGATCAAGCATTTGTCACGCCATGATGATGTTCAAGCCCAGAGGCTTGTTGGAAGCCTTACACACCTTGGTCTGGCTAAAGATGATCAGCTGGCCTACAGCCTAATGAACACTATCCAGAAGCTGCCAGAGGCATACCAGCGCAACCTTGTGAGGTTGTCAGTGATACCTGGGACATTTAACATGAAGGCAGCGCAGGATATCCTGGAATATCCCCACAAGGATCGGGTGGGTCTCAAGCTGGATCTACAGGCCTTGAAGTACAGGAGCCTCCTAGAAAGTGATGTGGTAGAGGTAGAAGGAAAGAGCAACACAGGATCTGCAAGATACAGTATTCATCTGCTTCTTAGATCCTTTCTCCAGCAGCTATGCACAAAAACGGATAATCCATTGGCGGTAGAGTATGAAAAGGGTGAGGATCGATTCATGAGTCACTTTGGTAAGAAAATAAAGCGTACAGCAACAATTTTCCAGAAGGATTTTGTGAAGGCACTGTCTGCAAAGCAAGACGAGAAGGCCAACTTCATGCATGTGCTTGAGTGCTTCAAGTTGAAGAAGTTCCCATCAGATGAGGAAAATGACTGGCTCCACATGGCTGTGGAGCTGATGATGGTTCCCAAAGAGAGGCTTTCCTTCTATAGAAGCTGCAAGGACAGGgcagagagagaaggaaagaaacagATGTGTGCAGAGTTCTGCTGCCATGAGTCCCAGCACCTTGTGGATCTTGGATTTGATGTTGAAGCCATCATGCCTCTCTTCGACAAAGCTGAAAGTATCCTGAAGGAACTGCCAGACCAGAAATCTTACTCTGTCCAGCTCAGTTATGCCACACTGTACCACTTCAGAGGCAACGTAATAACTCGCCGTCTCAATGGAAAAGATGCACTTGAGCAGCTGAAGAAATGCCTGCAGATACGCAAGGAGATTCTTGGGGATCACTTCCTAACGACCCGGACCCTGAACCTCCTTGGTCAGGCCATGCAGTCTGCTGCCAAGACAGAACGGTTCGGGTACATCCATGAGGACATGCTGAAAGCCATTGACTACTTCCGCAGAGCTCTGGACATGTGCACTCGTATCACTGGATCTGATAGACACGTTGATACTCCAACCATCCAGCTGAATATTGGAGCATGCTTGCATGAGCTGTCGAGGTATGGGCAGGCATTAGAATTCTTCAAGAAATCCCTGGAGTTGGAACGTCTTCTTGGAATGGATGGAACGCCAGGGACTTGCATTACGCTCAAGAATATGGCAATGAGCTACTTTGCTCAAGAAAAGTAAGATGACAGACTTTGTagactttattgaatgtaaatgATAACTGCACCAATGCCACTTAATTGTTTTATAGCTAATATACAAAACTTCATTGACATTTCCTTACCATGGTTTACAAAGCTGGTAATTATGgtccaaaataacaaaatgttcCACAAAAATCTAatataacaacaaaaaagttattgcactgtagaacaaaaaaaatattttgtgaattggTTCCATGATATTTAGGCTATAAGTTTACAACTGTTCGATTCAAACTTAAGCCTACATGTTTAACCCCTCAATTTTTTATTGTCCTCCTTTATTCTGAATGGAAAATCCTGTTATAAAATCCCGAGccctatattttatcaacagGAATAATGAATGGAGTGTCATAGAAATCAACTTTACACTTGGTACTTGTATTCATACTGTACATAATAATGTagttaaatttattttaatggaATGTGGAAGACTTTCTGGGAAAGGTTTAATGATATATAAAGACATTTCTGGCTAATACCTAGTGAATAAGATTCAATTTTCTAATCTTACAATATGTCAGACCAAATGCATGTCAGAATAACATCAGAGTGGATGAGGGTTTTGTTCCTATTATTTTATGACTGTGACATCGACCAGCAATGTCCTGGTGATAGAGTCGCTGCCCGGCAATCAGTAGATAATGGTTTCAAATTCCAATGGTCTCTAAGATTCTTTTTCTTCAACTTATTTTTCAGATTGAACAGTTGATCATACATGCAGTCAGTGGGTGATAGCCACATATCTCTTCACATTAACGTTGCACACAAAATCGTGTTTTAGaccaattttgggtctgacatcaTGCACCATTGTTGcaaaatttcaaagcaaggtacTCGTGCATTGCAAATTTTGTGTCAAAGGATGCACGAAGCTAGAAAGCTAAAATTTCAGAGAGCAGCGTggtaaagaaatattttgtagTGAATCAGTCATGGAAAATGTTGATGGTGGGTTAATTCATTCTTTGTAATACggttcattctcttttttttctttaggtaCGACAATGCTCTTCCACTCGCGTTACGCGCCCTCGAAGGCCGTCAAGCGCTTCAAGGAGTGCACCCCAACACGGCCCGCAGTCTCTACTTTGTCGGTGCCATCCACCTGGCATCCAAGAGGTACCGGGATGCCCGGCGCTACTTTGACAGGGCTCTGGAGATGGAGGAGACGCTCTGGAGCCGGGGGATGCCTCATAGTCCAGACTGGGAACACCTCAAGGATCGCTTCAATCGTCTTCTTGTCATCCAGGGTAACAACCAGGCCATCCAAAGATACCGCAAGAGGTTCAAGGTGAATGAAAGCCTTTGAACAAGTTTGCTTGTTGAAATCAAGCATGTTTCAATTTTTCCACACACTTGATGGGAAAAATGGCTTCgtacataaaatgcaaaataatgtaGAGTTCAACTTGCCAAAGGTTCCTTcccttccccccccaaaaaaaaaaattgataccaTGCTGCTGAAAGTTCATTAACAGTTTTAATGTAGTGTaaaatttatttgtcaaataatCAATGTACATtaacaataaacaaaacattgtaaataaTATTGTAGGAAACTGATCAGTACTTGTATATGAAATGTTGTTgcaatgtacatttatattattaaacaaattacagATTACAAGTAACATATGAAAATTAACATGAAggacattttaaataaataacataagaaaatgaaaatgacagacATATTAAAAGTTTTGGTAAGCCACTTTggacaaaaatatttatgatcCTAATCACAAGTTAATAAAAATTGAGTACATTGTACTCATGATCATTATACGAAGAAGAGCAAATTAGGTCTttgaatgatgaagaaaagaggGAACTGTTATTACGTAAATTATAACAGAAAAGAAGAGAATGATTAGAATTACGAAAAAAGCAATGTGTCCAGCAGAGATAGGGGAAGAGAAATAGGACATAGagtcaaagaaaaaaacaacccTACCCTCCCCTACCAAAATTGCTATGGACAATAGTACTCTCTGAAGTTCACGAACATGACTTTAGGTCAGGTGACTTGAGGTGTCTTGACTGGAGGTCAATTCTCAGGTGTGCATTTCCACTGATGCATAAAATCTTCGCCTGGAGGAGAAAGtaactgtaataaaaaaagtccCACTGAAGAAAAGATCCAAGATAATTGCAGACATTGAACGAGATCAAACTGGAAACCACTTAAGTGCCAAATCATCaaattatttatgtatatatattaataaatatatttatttttttattcaggaaGCAGAAAAGGATCGAAATCGAGGCGAGGTTAGTGGCTGGATCGACAGAGGAGAGGATGATTCAATATCTACATCATCATCAGGATCTATAGGTTAgtttattaatcattatttcagCCTAAACAAATAGAATTGAATAACTAAGTAAGGTTAATCAGGTAATTGATAACAATGCTTTGAGATTTTAGAACTTTGCCTTATGCAGGTGCAAAATTTCTATGTGGAAGCAATTATTGATGATACCTTCCCGTTCTTGTCTGGCCTGCGCAACAGAAGAGAGACATTGTTAACCACTTTTCCGACATCTGAAATTTTCACCAAGTTttagttttttaaatgtcacaactttttcATGGAACTTGGGCATAAAGGAAGCAAGTCACAGATTATCgacatgagtttcaggtcacatgatataggtcaaagttcatttagggttaatgacCTCTGATCATATGGTATTGGTATGaaaaaatgtaaccaaaatttACCTTGAATGATTTTTGGGTTTAATTTGGTTTGGTTGAAAACTTTCACCTTTCTGCTTGTCtgacttttcttttttctctgaAAACTATTAATTTGTGCTAAATTACCttttaaatgattgttttttgtGTAGTTCTTCCTGCAAAGAGAGCAAGGTCGTCCTCTGATAGCGGTACAACAACTTCTTCAGAACACATTGATGAGAAGAACAAAGGTGGGAGGAAAGCAGAAAAGGAAAATGTAATCCTGCCTGGTGGAGATGAAGCTGATAATACAAGGGAGCCTCAAGAAGGGTGTATTATAGATACAAATGATGGTAAGTGATTGGAACGAAGGAAGGGAGGGTTGGGAGGGATGATGATCACAATTACAATGAAGAGATGAACAGAGGAGGgaggaaaggagaaaaggaaaaggtaCTACCGTCTGGTGGAGATGAAGCTGATATTACAAGGGAGCCTCAAGAAGGGTGTATTATAGATACAAATGATGGTAAGTGATTGGAACGAAGGAAGGGAGGGTTGGGAGGGATGATGATCACAATTACAATGAAGAGATGAACAGAGGAGGgaggaaaggagaaaaggaaaaggtaCTACCGTCTGGTGGAGATGAAGCTGATATTACAAGGGAGCCTCAAGAAGGGTGTATTATAGATACAAATGATGGTAAGTGATTGGAACGAAGGAAGGAAAGGTTGGGAGGGATGATGATCACAATTACAATGAAGAGATGAACAGAGGAGGGAGGAATGGAGAAAAGGAAATTGTACTCCTACCTGGTGGAGATGAAGCTGATAATACAAGGGAGCCTCAAGAAGGGTGTATTATAGATATAAATGATGGTAAGTGATTGGAACGAAGGAAGGGAGGGTTGGGAGGGATGATGATCACAATTACAATGAAGA contains:
- the LOC121429514 gene encoding uncharacterized protein LOC121429514; the protein is MSSDLTSISRFRWMIVLLADEFEKTDLDRAKSLVKDRLGPAYQKIDEPLAFFDELENQNLINDGDTNYLKTLLEHVSRNDLIEQVENYERERKVVVRQVFRNPSLLEGPFFGRKEIMDRIVGILDETYDRIHCIGISGMPGSGKTRLAKESTYRLIRYGQVIFVDLRELPMVEDIFFAIMHALGVECRSYEPDMLYAYLEHYDPKKHSGAVIILDNADKPLDPGTAEKPNQAYSQFVDLIDNMLNLANPKVKVVVTSRIGLEHTRITSRHLHCFRLDGENDLDIEAAMEIIKYHAGKTEVENEDARTLADLCGKIPLALKVVASRFQDGTVTPRDMIKHLSRHDDVQAQRLVGSLTHLGLAKDDQLAYSLMNTIQKLPEAYQRNLVRLSVIPGTFNMKAAQDILEYPHKDRVGLKLDLQALKYRSLLESDVVEVEGKSNTGSARYSIHLLLRSFLQQLCTKTDNPLAVEYEKGEDRFMSHFGKKIKRTATIFQKDFVKALSAKQDEKANFMHVLECFKLKKFPSDEENDWLHMAVELMMVPKERLSFYRSCKDRAEREGKKQMCAEFCCHESQHLVDLGFDVEAIMPLFDKAESILKELPDQKSYSVQLSYATLYHFRGNVITRRLNGKDALEQLKKCLQIRKEILGDHFLTTRTLNLLGQAMQSAAKTERFGYIHEDMLKAIDYFRRALDMCTRITGSDRHVDTPTIQLNIGACLHELSRYGQALEFFKKSLELERLLGMDGTPGTCITLKNMAMSYFAQEKYDNALPLALRALEGRQALQGVHPNTARSLYFVGAIHLASKRYRDARRYFDRALEMEETLWSRGMPHSPDWEHLKDRFNRLLVIQGNNQAIQRYRKRFKEAEKDRNRGEVSGWIDRGEDDSISTSSSGSIVLPAKRARSSSDSGTTTSSEHIDEKNKGGRKAEKENVILPGGDEADNTREPQEGCIIDTNDGNLDLGEGAIQIETFSLSSGDTGYSGAPPIPIRFGQSEDRTDDGSGYDHDSEEEERKRQAKRKRKEKKKREKEGRDYSDGGSQEEGEQDTYNWDKSLCRVM